From Chryseobacterium camelliae:
TCCTGATCATACTGCTTACCATGAATACCTTTAAGCATGATAAGAAAGTTTCGGTAAATACGGTTGTCCATTATCTGGCTTATACTTTTTTTTGTATCATTGTTTGGGATGAAACCTGCTTGTTAAAAGTTAATTTTTATCCATACAGTGAAATAACATCCCCTAACGTATTAATACTAAAATGTTACACGAAATGAAAAAAACACACCATTATCACAACAAGACAATATGGACCGGAAACACCGGGTTATCTACAAAAAATTACCGTTCGTATGAAAGGACCTATACCATCTCTGTTGAAGGGAAAGCTGACCTTAGCGGATCTTCTGATCCTGCGTTTTTAGGAAACCCGCAGCTTCATAATCCTGAAGATCTTTTATTGGCTTCCGTTTCTTCATGTCATCTCTTATGGTACCTGCACCTGTGCTCCGTTCATCATATATTGGTAGAGGAATATACCGATTGTGCGGAAGGTTTCATGGAGGAGCATGAAAATGGCAGCGGACGATTTACAGATATCGTATTAAAACCTAAAATCAAAGTCGCTCAAAAAGATATGGTGGAAAAGGCCGTTGAACTCCATCATTCGGCTGGTGAATACTGCTTCATCGCCAATTCACTTAACTTTAAAGTCCGCCATGAGCCTGAAATTACCTTTTGAACTGTGAGTGACTTCTGATAAAAATAAAACCTTCCGGCAGGCACAAAAATGGAAAGTAATAAGAAGAAGGTTTGCTGGAGAAAGTCTTTTGAATAGAAAAATCCAGAATAACGTTGCAGCTATGAGTGCATAAAAAAATCCCGGGACAATCCGGGATTTCTTCTGAGCCAACTACGGGACTTGAACCCGTGACCTCTTCCTTACCAAGGAAGCACTCTACCGCTGAGCTAAGTCGGCCTGAACCAAAAAAATCACACTGTGAGCGTGATTTTTATGTGAGCGGAAGACGGGGGTCGAACCCGCGACATTCAGCTTGGAAGGCTGACGCTCTACCAACTGAGCTACTTCCGCAATTTTGTTTCCAAAATTATTGGTAACGCTGTGCAAACTTAGGAAAATCCAGTGAAATCTGCAACTTTTTTTTCTAATATAAAATGTGGGGAGAGCAGGATTCGAACCTACGAAGCCGAAGCAACTGAGTTACAGTCAGTCCCATTTAGCCACTCTGGAATCTCCCCAGATATTTTATATTAATGAGCCTCCAGAGGGATTCGAACCCACGACCCCGAGATTACAAATCACGTGCTCTGGCCAACTGAGCTATGGAGGCAAATTAAAAGACTGAAGCTTGTGGGAAATGCTACCCGAAGCGGATCAGTAGTTAAAAAAAAATCACGCCCTCTGGTGTGATTTTGAGCGGAAGACGGGGGTCGAACCCGCGACATTCAGCTTGGAAGGCTGACGCTCTACCAACTGAGCTACTTCCGCAATTCTGTTTCCAAAATTATTGGTAACGCTGTGCAAACTTAGGAAAATCCAATGAAATCTGCAACTTTTTTTTCTAATATAAAATGTGGGGAGAGCAGGATTCGAACCTACGAAGCCGAAGCAACTGAGTTACAGTCAGTCCCATTTAGCCACTCTGGAATCTCCCCAGATATTTTATATTAATGAGCCTCCAGAGGGATTCGAACCCACGACCCCGAGATTACAAATCACGTGCTCTGGCCAACTGAGCTATGGAGGCAAATTAAAAAGAATTCAAAAGATCGCTGTTCCTTTTTGCGAGTGCAAATATAGAACGGATTTTTTGAATTCTCAAATTTTTCAGGGCTTTTTTTTGAGTTTTTTATCTAAGCCATTTCTTTTTTCTTGATTAGTAGCTTTTTAGCTGCATCTACACAAAGATCCAGGCTTTCTTCAAAGGTGGTGCTGGTCTTTTTTACCACGATATCTTCTCCCGGAACCGCCAGGATTACTTCGGCAGTTTTGTTGGCCCTGTCCGAGGTATTTTCTACTTTAAGAAACACTTTGCATTCATGGATTTTGTCATAGAATGTTTCCAGTTTCGTTACTTTTTTGTCGATGTGCGTTTCCAGTGGTTCGTGAGGAGTTAAACCAATTGATTGTACGGTGATCTTCATAATTCATCTTTTTTAGACGCTCTTGGATGAGCCTTATTAAACACTTTTTTCAATTGTTCGATATTGGCATTCGTATAAACCTGCGTGCTTGCAAGGCTGGAATGTCCCAATATTTTCTTTACTTTAGAAATTTCCGCCCCGTTGTCCAGCACATGGGTTGCAAAACTGTGCCTGAGGATATGAGGACTTTTTTTCTGCTTGGATGTTATAAGACTAAGGTACTTATTAACCACCAGATAGACAAATTTTTCGGTGAGTTTTTTCCCCTTGCCATTAACGAAGAAACAGGAAGCATAATCCTCCTGCGGCTGCCGTACCAAGAGATATTTTCTAAGCAGGGAAGCCAGCGATTCAGATATGGGAATCATTCTTTGTTTATTTCCTTTTCCCAGGATCTTCATCATGCAGCCATCCAGGTCAACATGCTCAAATATCAGGCCACAAAGCTCGGCTTTCCGCATCCCGGTCTGGTACAATACTTCAATGATGCATTGGTCCAGCATATCGTATCCGCCTTCTGAAATCCGGTCTCCGAGCGTAACCATCTCTTCTTCAGAAATGGGAATCTGTTTCTCAGGGTAAAACTTTAGGGAAGCAATGCCTTCAGCCGGCGAAACGGTGATCTCCCCTATTTTGAGGAGGAAAAGATAGAAACTCCGCAAAGAGGAAAGTTTCCTGTTGATGCTTCTTTTAGAAATGTCCTTTTCGCTGAGCTCAACGATGAAATTCCGGATGACTTTTTTGTTGATGGCTTTAAGGTCTTCCGAAGACTCTGTTTCCAGGCAGAAACGGGAAAAGTCTTCCAGGTCTTTTTTATAGCTTGTAATCGTATGGGGAGAATACCTTTTTTCTAGCTGCAGGTATTCTAAAAATTTATCCAGCATCATCATAATATCAAAACAAAAAATTCACTCCTCAAATATAGTATTTAAGAAGTGAATTTATATGTGTTTAAGAAAATTTTTCTTAAGCCTGCTCCTCTTTGCTAAGCTCTCTTTGTTTATGAGCCGCCTTTAATCTGGCTTGTCTCAAAGTTACAGAAGGTTTAACAAATTGCTGTCTTGCTCTTAGCTGACGAACAGTTCCGGTTTTGTCAAATTTTCTTTTATATTTCTTTAGTGCTCTATCGATGGATTCACCATCTTTTACAGGAATTATTAACATAGTTTACATCTCATTTTGGACTGCAAAAATAATGCTTTTTTATGGAATGGGCAAATTATATAAAGAAAAAGCGATATTCTGCAGCAGATAGTATAGGTCAAATAAAGCAAAAAGTCTTTTTGGTAAGCTATTGAAGCATAACAGATACTTTGTAAAATGTTGAATACAATTCTTTATTATATAAGCTTATTAATCCTCTTGAGATAATCAATTTTTCAAAGCCCCATCCATATGAACGCTATTTAAACAAAATTCCGTATCTTTGTAGTCACTTTATTCATGGGGTTGACTGGTTTCGACAGCAAGGTCAATGGGTAAGTAAGCATGCAGAGAACCGTAGCGCGATCTCTATAATCCCTTGCTACAAAATTTTAACTGGCAACGAAGAGTTCGCTCTTGCAGCTTAATATCGAAGTATAGTAGATCAAGCGTTTTCCCGAAGATTTCAGTAGGGAAGCAAGATGTCCCACAAAAGCCCTGTTCTGCGGCGTTTGATCCTGGGATATAGGAATGCAGGAATAAGGCTTTAGATGCTTCGGCTAAAGTTCGAAAACCTCAGAAGATAAGCTGGAAGTTGGGTGTCTGCTCTCTGCCTCCAGTCGAAAATCAATAGCAGAATAAGCATGTAGAAATCTTATGTATTGCTTGTTTGGACGAGGGTTCGAATCCCTCCAACTCCACTGGGAAAAAAGAGAAAATGCAGTTTGCATTTTCTCTTTTTGTTTTCTGAAATTATTCTTTTATCGCGAGCATCCCGCTCATAAACCAATAAAAAAACTACTGCCGCATTAATTCTCCAGGTACATACTCTACAAACCACACGTACTACATCCTCAGAATCATTACTTTTGCATTATAATCAAACATAATTCCCGCTAAATCAGGATTTTGTAAACGCCTGAAATGAAACCCCGTACAATGTTTAACCCAAGAGATCAACCCATACAACCCATAGCAGTGCTTCAGCCTTACATCCGTCATTTCGGAATGCTGGAGGATGATATTCCGTGCGGTGAAACAAAGGCTTTCAAAATGATTGCTGACGGTTGTCCGGGACTGATCTTCCAGGAAAATGCCAATAGTTTTTTAGATAAGGACGGAAATAAGCTGCCACAGCTTTTTATACATGGCTTAACATCATCCAACTCGCAAAAAACAGCCACAGGAAAATACCGTAATATAGGTGTTTACTTCCAGCCGACTGCCATAAAAGCCATTTTCGGCATTGATGCCCATGAACTGACAGATCGTTATCTTGATTTAAATGAGGTTGTTAAAAATGACCTGGCGGACCAGCTTTTAAGTGATGATGAAACGGATAAGAGAATTGCTATCCTGTCTGACTTCCTTGCCCGTCAGATCGCAAAGAATAAATATCCTGAAAACAGGAAGTCTTCGTATGCCGTTGCCAGGATAAATACAGACCATGATGACGGACTGTCTGCAATCCAATCAGATTTAAACCTTTCAGAACGTTCCTTGGAAAGGATTTTTAAAACGGATATCGGTATTTCACCCAAATTATTTTTCCGAATCTGCCGCTTTCAGGCTGCTCTTGACAGTGTTCGCAGACGGACATTCAATTCTTTGACGGAAATTGCTTACCAGCATTCCTACGCAGACCAGTCTCATTTCATTCGTGAGTTCAGGGAATTTACGGGTGCTACGCCAAAACAGTTTTTAGCCTGCGCGGATGAGCAGGAGCTCAATTTCCCGGAATGGAAACTTTAGCCTGTCGGTTTTGTTCTATTTTCCTTTTTTCCAGCCCGATACCTTTGCCCTGTCATTAAAGATTAAAAAATGCAGAACAAGAAAATTACCGTATTCAGTGCCACAGGAAAAATAGGTTCGGAACTGATCGGCCTTTTATCAGCAGCAGGAATTCAAACCATTGCCGTAAGCCGCAACCCCGAAAAAGCCATCCGGATGCCTTGTGTACAATGGGTGCAGGCAGATATGTCTTCCCGGGAAAGCCTGTACAAAACCATGGAAGATGCTGACTCCGTATTCCTCTTATCAGGGCATAGTCATGGTTTTGTGGAAGAACAATCCAACGTCATTTCCGTGGCCCGGGAACTGGGCATAAAGCATATCGTAAAGCTGTCGTCAGCAGCGGCTGACAAAGATTCTCCCTTTTTAATTGCCAGGGTACACGGCGAAGTAGAAGAAATACTCAGGAATGCGGGTATTACCCATACACTTCTCCGCCCAACAGGGATGATGCAGAACTGGCTGGGAGAACTGGCACATTCCGTGAAAACGGAAGGTAAAATCTATGACGCTACCGGCGAGGGTAAGCGTGCGTATGTGGATATCCGGGATATCGCGGAAGTAGCATTCCGTATCCTCTTGCAGCCGGAGCCACATGCCGGCCATTCTTATTTTTTAACAGGCGGAACCGCGGTTAATTATGGTGAAGTGGCAGAAACCATCAGCCGCATAACCAACCAAAACGTTTCCTTTGTTTCCCTGAACATAGAAGAACTCCGGCAGCGGATGCAGCAACAAGGCAAGCCTGAGTGGGTCATCAATACCTTGCTGGCTTATACCCAACTGCAACGGGACGGCAAAACGGCAACAGTAAGCACGGATGTGGAAACCGTGTTGCATCAACCCGCCCGGACTATAG
This genomic window contains:
- a CDS encoding AraC family transcriptional regulator; its protein translation is MKPRTMFNPRDQPIQPIAVLQPYIRHFGMLEDDIPCGETKAFKMIADGCPGLIFQENANSFLDKDGNKLPQLFIHGLTSSNSQKTATGKYRNIGVYFQPTAIKAIFGIDAHELTDRYLDLNEVVKNDLADQLLSDDETDKRIAILSDFLARQIAKNKYPENRKSSYAVARINTDHDDGLSAIQSDLNLSERSLERIFKTDIGISPKLFFRICRFQAALDSVRRRTFNSLTEIAYQHSYADQSHFIREFREFTGATPKQFLACADEQELNFPEWKL
- a CDS encoding tyrosine-type recombinase/integrase, whose protein sequence is MLDKFLEYLQLEKRYSPHTITSYKKDLEDFSRFCLETESSEDLKAINKKVIRNFIVELSEKDISKRSINRKLSSLRSFYLFLLKIGEITVSPAEGIASLKFYPEKQIPISEEEMVTLGDRISEGGYDMLDQCIIEVLYQTGMRKAELCGLIFEHVDLDGCMMKILGKGNKQRMIPISESLASLLRKYLLVRQPQEDYASCFFVNGKGKKLTEKFVYLVVNKYLSLITSKQKKSPHILRHSFATHVLDNGAEISKVKKILGHSSLASTQVYTNANIEQLKKVFNKAHPRASKKDEL
- a CDS encoding OsmC family protein, whose product is MKKTHHYHNKTIWTGNTGLSTKNYRSYERTYTISVEGKADLSGSSDPAFLGNPQLHNPEDLLLASVSSCHLLWYLHLCSVHHILVEEYTDCAEGFMEEHENGSGRFTDIVLKPKIKVAQKDMVEKAVELHHSAGEYCFIANSLNFKVRHEPEITF
- the rpsU gene encoding 30S ribosomal protein S21, whose translation is MLIIPVKDGESIDRALKKYKRKFDKTGTVRQLRARQQFVKPSVTLRQARLKAAHKQRELSKEEQA
- a CDS encoding HPF/RaiA family ribosome-associated protein — translated: MKITVQSIGLTPHEPLETHIDKKVTKLETFYDKIHECKVFLKVENTSDRANKTAEVILAVPGEDIVVKKTSTTFEESLDLCVDAAKKLLIKKKEMA
- a CDS encoding SDR family oxidoreductase; translated protein: MQNKKITVFSATGKIGSELIGLLSAAGIQTIAVSRNPEKAIRMPCVQWVQADMSSRESLYKTMEDADSVFLLSGHSHGFVEEQSNVISVARELGIKHIVKLSSAAADKDSPFLIARVHGEVEEILRNAGITHTLLRPTGMMQNWLGELAHSVKTEGKIYDATGEGKRAYVDIRDIAEVAFRILLQPEPHAGHSYFLTGGTAVNYGEVAETISRITNQNVSFVSLNIEELRQRMQQQGKPEWVINTLLAYTQLQRDGKTATVSTDVETVLHQPARTIEDFFRDYKNAFLK